A region of Pleionea litopenaei DNA encodes the following proteins:
- a CDS encoding PilC/PilY family type IV pilus protein — MFKKQFFKVAACTGMYALACMNSVYADDTEIFFNGTNAGGATPNVLFIFDTSGSMNRNASGSNESRIDVMRDVMYEFITDIEGLNIGMARFSVPGGPILNAVFNVDAATDPVAISQVNSNDDDATENFAGNKMAYNAAILEFNEEKATDLMGLRFTDLDIPQGAIITSATITVSSYNTITGSPVFEILGEKVGNADTFTGDKLSDRLTSNPTANSVKWAPGDWIAPSPLYDADGLVPPSSYSTVDLAPLVQEIVNQGDWCGSNSMAFFIRAGQTQAALRDAIAHDGNPLYAPRIRIEFDADPQKIQDNTEAVNNAKALGNPVGCYVNQANRQISDGAYDIEYPSTGGYYDSGTILDFNSTGNGRRNRGIGLHFDNILVPQGAEIEEAYIEIVADNPDNGNAQAVIKFIDAVNAPATANGIFSSPKLGGVSWTLPNFESNITYESPSLVSQIESLTGNAGWVAGNGMSVYIETNSGNRDVISFESSAVRAPRLVIKYRGSYDGTGYTKRDEMKQVVQDFQASGNTPISDTLLEAGLYYRGEEVLYGKVRGTPSSRNNRISNPNSFDPTGVVYTPSGCDGSDPNANACKDERVDNDPNYVTPIVDGCQKNHIVLLTDGEPTSHDYRTQQTYSRWSGGWCSGNRSGRDCAIKIAGFLANNDQNNKIAGDQTVKTHVIGFDYDSEFLEDVANAGGGFYFTANDKAGLLAKLKEIANSILKTNTTFVSAGLTVNQYNRLTHNDQLYYSLFQPGETKSWVGNMKRYRLSDGLVVDVNGNPAVDVLNGEFTDTARSWWSDSVDGNEVGTGGVAGEQQIGRTLYTNVTGDSTTAASNRIDATNLFITKELLKADDDADALSIKRWALGYDVSDASLLTPHQIIGDPLHSRPTLLSYNRNGNEYTAVFVGTNNGYLHAFEAESGKELWSFVPKDLLPLLKEKKENNPISAGTAHPYGVDGEITIYLDDKNSNSAADSGESVYLFVGLRRGGKSYYAFDITNPLQPNLLYKINPDENPDFAKLGQSWSKPVIGKMNIGGQTERLVMIFGAGYDPVHDTAGVASQNVGQGNAVYIADAKTGKYLWDSSKAGSIPGNGGSVSSMNSVPSNVKAFDLDDDGLLDHFYVSDNAGQIFRFDIDNDSGSIKGGRLAKLQSGATAQENRRFFTSPDVALVRDTVSGETFVSVSIGSGYRAHPLDTELVEHMYSLRDKGVLSKQIVKDIGLVDLIKQTFADSDGDGTYDTTETLGDVTADKHGWYYDFPTEGEKVMADSLTFNNALLFTTYTPPPLVNNSGSCVPAAGSSRIYALAVSDGTPYVDINYDGTIDENDLYIDLPGAGIAPEPQVILTEEGNGVRGNLCVGRKCDLDELLPTPPKRMVPIKWRHILN; from the coding sequence ATGTTTAAGAAGCAGTTTTTTAAAGTAGCAGCCTGTACTGGCATGTATGCATTAGCCTGCATGAATTCAGTATACGCAGACGATACCGAAATATTCTTTAATGGAACCAATGCTGGCGGTGCCACACCGAACGTATTGTTTATATTTGATACGTCGGGAAGTATGAACCGTAATGCATCTGGCTCAAACGAGTCTCGTATCGATGTAATGCGTGACGTTATGTATGAGTTCATTACAGATATCGAAGGATTAAACATCGGTATGGCACGTTTCAGTGTACCTGGTGGTCCTATCTTAAATGCGGTATTTAACGTTGATGCAGCAACCGATCCAGTAGCTATTTCGCAAGTCAACAGCAATGACGATGATGCGACCGAAAACTTTGCTGGCAATAAAATGGCTTATAATGCGGCCATTCTTGAGTTCAATGAAGAAAAAGCAACCGATTTAATGGGGCTGCGTTTTACTGACTTAGACATTCCTCAAGGTGCAATCATAACTAGCGCGACCATTACCGTGTCGAGCTACAACACCATCACTGGTAGTCCGGTCTTTGAGATTCTTGGCGAGAAAGTCGGAAACGCAGACACCTTTACTGGCGACAAGTTATCGGATCGATTAACCAGTAATCCAACCGCTAATAGTGTGAAATGGGCACCAGGTGACTGGATTGCTCCTTCTCCGCTGTACGATGCTGATGGTTTAGTGCCTCCAAGCAGTTACTCAACGGTCGACCTTGCTCCTTTGGTACAAGAAATTGTCAATCAGGGCGATTGGTGTGGCAGTAACAGCATGGCATTTTTCATTCGTGCTGGACAAACTCAAGCAGCACTTCGTGATGCAATTGCCCATGACGGTAATCCTTTGTATGCGCCGCGAATTCGCATTGAGTTCGATGCCGACCCGCAAAAAATTCAAGACAACACTGAAGCGGTTAATAACGCAAAAGCGTTAGGTAATCCTGTTGGCTGTTACGTTAACCAAGCGAATCGCCAAATCTCTGATGGCGCTTACGATATCGAGTACCCAAGCACGGGTGGTTACTACGACTCTGGCACGATTCTAGATTTTAACTCGACCGGTAATGGTCGTCGCAATCGAGGTATTGGCTTACATTTTGACAACATCTTAGTGCCTCAAGGCGCAGAAATCGAAGAAGCTTACATCGAAATCGTTGCCGATAATCCAGATAATGGTAACGCTCAAGCCGTGATTAAGTTTATTGATGCTGTGAACGCACCTGCAACGGCAAATGGCATTTTCTCATCGCCGAAACTTGGCGGTGTCAGTTGGACATTACCGAATTTTGAATCAAACATTACTTATGAGTCTCCTTCATTAGTGAGTCAGATTGAGTCGTTGACCGGAAATGCGGGTTGGGTCGCAGGTAACGGCATGTCAGTGTACATTGAGACCAATTCAGGTAACCGTGACGTTATCAGCTTTGAGAGCAGTGCGGTACGTGCACCCCGATTGGTGATCAAATACCGCGGATCGTATGACGGTACAGGGTACACCAAGCGTGATGAAATGAAGCAGGTTGTGCAAGACTTCCAAGCCAGCGGTAACACGCCCATCAGTGATACCTTATTAGAGGCTGGTTTGTACTATCGTGGCGAAGAAGTGCTTTATGGTAAAGTCCGTGGAACACCTTCAAGTAGAAACAATCGTATCAGTAATCCCAACAGTTTTGATCCAACGGGGGTTGTCTATACTCCGTCAGGTTGTGATGGCTCAGACCCTAACGCTAATGCGTGTAAAGACGAGCGTGTTGATAACGATCCTAACTATGTGACGCCAATCGTTGATGGTTGTCAGAAGAATCACATCGTATTGTTAACCGATGGTGAGCCTACCAGTCATGACTATCGTACTCAACAGACTTACAGCCGTTGGTCCGGTGGCTGGTGTAGTGGTAATCGTAGTGGCCGTGACTGTGCGATTAAAATCGCCGGGTTCCTAGCGAACAACGACCAAAACAATAAGATTGCTGGAGATCAAACCGTGAAAACTCACGTGATTGGTTTCGACTATGACTCTGAATTTCTTGAAGATGTCGCCAACGCGGGTGGTGGTTTCTACTTTACTGCCAACGATAAAGCCGGCTTGTTGGCGAAGTTGAAAGAAATTGCTAACTCAATTTTAAAAACTAACACGACCTTCGTATCGGCAGGCTTAACGGTCAACCAATACAACCGTTTAACGCATAACGATCAGTTGTATTACTCATTGTTCCAACCCGGTGAAACTAAGTCTTGGGTCGGTAATATGAAGCGTTACCGTTTGAGCGATGGTCTCGTTGTTGATGTTAATGGTAATCCTGCCGTCGATGTATTGAATGGTGAGTTTACCGATACCGCACGAAGCTGGTGGTCTGACAGTGTTGACGGCAATGAGGTTGGTACCGGTGGTGTTGCCGGTGAACAGCAAATTGGTCGTACTTTGTACACTAATGTCACCGGTGACTCGACAACCGCTGCGTCTAATCGCATCGATGCAACCAATTTATTCATCACCAAAGAACTATTGAAAGCCGATGATGATGCTGATGCTTTAAGCATTAAACGTTGGGCGCTCGGTTACGATGTGAGTGATGCAAGTTTATTGACGCCACACCAAATCATCGGTGATCCACTGCATTCTCGACCAACGCTATTGAGTTACAACCGTAATGGCAATGAATACACAGCGGTATTTGTAGGAACCAACAACGGTTACTTGCACGCGTTTGAAGCCGAATCGGGTAAAGAGCTGTGGTCCTTTGTGCCGAAAGATTTGTTGCCACTATTAAAAGAGAAAAAGGAAAATAATCCGATTTCTGCTGGCACCGCACACCCTTATGGCGTCGATGGTGAGATCACTATTTATCTCGACGACAAAAACAGTAACAGTGCGGCCGATAGTGGTGAAAGTGTTTACTTATTCGTTGGTCTTCGCCGCGGTGGTAAGTCTTACTATGCGTTTGATATCACCAACCCGTTGCAGCCTAACCTACTGTATAAGATCAACCCTGATGAAAATCCTGACTTTGCGAAGTTAGGGCAGTCTTGGTCTAAGCCGGTCATTGGTAAAATGAACATTGGCGGCCAAACTGAGCGATTAGTGATGATCTTCGGTGCCGGTTATGATCCGGTGCATGATACAGCGGGTGTTGCTTCTCAGAATGTTGGTCAGGGTAATGCGGTTTATATTGCTGACGCGAAAACCGGTAAATACTTATGGGATTCAAGCAAAGCTGGCTCGATTCCTGGTAACGGCGGATCGGTTTCGAGTATGAACTCGGTTCCTTCGAACGTGAAAGCCTTTGACTTAGATGACGATGGCTTACTGGATCACTTCTACGTATCTGACAATGCGGGCCAAATCTTCCGTTTCGATATTGATAATGACAGCGGTTCAATCAAAGGTGGACGTCTTGCTAAATTGCAAAGTGGTGCAACGGCTCAAGAAAACCGTCGCTTCTTTACCTCACCCGATGTTGCGTTAGTTCGTGATACTGTGTCAGGTGAAACCTTTGTTTCGGTCTCTATTGGCTCGGGTTATCGAGCGCATCCTTTAGACACAGAGCTGGTAGAACATATGTATTCACTTCGTGATAAAGGTGTCTTGTCGAAACAAATCGTCAAAGACATTGGCTTGGTCGATTTGATCAAACAAACCTTTGCCGACAGTGATGGTGATGGAACCTATGATACGACCGAAACCTTAGGTGATGTCACCGCCGACAAACATGGTTGGTACTATGACTTCCCAACCGAAGGTGAGAAGGTAATGGCAGATTCATTGACCTTTAACAATGCGCTGTTGTTTACTACTTATACGCCTCCACCGTTAGTGAATAACTCTGGCTCTTGTGTGCCAGCGGCAGGTAGTTCACGCATTTACGCACTAGCTGTCTCAGATGGCACGCCATATGTTGACATTAACTATGACGGCACGATTGACGAAAACGATCTCTATATCGACTTACCTGGTGCCGGTATTGCCCCTGAGCCTCAAGTCATCTTGACTGAAGAAGGGAATGGCGTACGTGGTAATCTGTGTGTTGGTCGTAAATGTGACTTAGATGAGTTGCTTCCGACTCCGCCGAAGCGTATGGTGCCGATTAAGTGGCGACACATTCTAAACTAA
- a CDS encoding GspH/FimT family pseudopilin: MMRTTAKQVSSTRTGHYRRVTLSSGFSLIELMMAIVILGVVMAFAVPSFQSTMANNRLVSCSNKVAAAVQFAKSQAIVLRQQIVVSGLKGAAAEYKVGTDPDGNNIVDAADEMKVFSCDSDDVTVTPTPDVDFISYGTSGFRADGQGQVTFLTCNDKGKGKSLTVSTGGGVSSKDAADGDC, translated from the coding sequence ATGATGCGAACTACAGCGAAACAAGTATCAAGCACCCGCACTGGCCATTATCGCAGAGTCACTTTGAGCAGTGGCTTCTCGCTGATTGAGTTGATGATGGCTATTGTCATATTGGGTGTTGTCATGGCCTTTGCCGTTCCTTCATTCCAATCCACCATGGCGAATAATCGCCTGGTCAGTTGTTCCAATAAAGTGGCTGCCGCCGTCCAATTTGCAAAATCTCAAGCGATCGTTCTTCGCCAACAGATTGTTGTGTCTGGCTTAAAAGGGGCTGCTGCAGAATATAAAGTTGGAACGGATCCAGACGGAAACAACATCGTCGATGCTGCTGATGAAATGAAAGTGTTTAGTTGTGACAGTGACGACGTGACAGTGACTCCCACTCCTGATGTTGACTTTATCTCTTACGGAACCTCTGGTTTTCGAGCCGACGGACAGGGGCAAGTTACTTTTTTGACTTGCAATGATAAGGGTAAAGGAAAGTCATTGACCGTTTCGACCGGTGGCGGTGTGTCCAGTAAAGACGCTGCAGATGGAGATTGCTGA
- the pilV gene encoding type IV pilus modification protein PilV — MSKFKQSGLTLIEILVTVLVLGIGLLGVAALQVTSINSSQEGLFRSQATEIAESVAARMRAAKLAIYDGNTTLTQVITAYAGAPYACANPPASCITGTCSAAELVAFDIYETCNMAQTELPEGEVYVSVVSGIRSRVAVAWTPSAARADVGQVEVVNLECANMNVPDGKDCVILEVIP, encoded by the coding sequence ATGAGTAAGTTTAAACAGTCAGGCTTAACGCTTATTGAAATTTTAGTCACTGTGTTGGTGTTAGGTATTGGCTTGCTAGGTGTGGCGGCCTTACAGGTGACCAGCATTAATAGCAGTCAAGAAGGCTTGTTTCGTAGTCAGGCAACCGAAATTGCTGAAAGTGTTGCTGCGCGAATGCGAGCTGCCAAACTTGCCATTTACGATGGTAATACAACCTTGACCCAAGTGATTACGGCTTACGCAGGCGCGCCTTACGCGTGTGCGAATCCACCAGCATCATGCATCACCGGAACCTGCAGCGCAGCTGAACTCGTGGCTTTCGATATTTACGAAACCTGCAATATGGCGCAGACCGAGTTACCAGAGGGAGAGGTTTACGTGAGCGTCGTCTCTGGCATTCGCTCACGTGTTGCGGTGGCCTGGACTCCATCCGCGGCTCGTGCCGATGTGGGGCAAGTCGAAGTCGTCAACCTTGAGTGCGCCAATATGAATGTACCAGACGGAAAAGACTGTGTAATTTTGGAGGTCATCCCATGA
- a CDS encoding PilW family protein, giving the protein MTLSNMKRSQGFSLIELMIAGFLGLLLLTGVITVFLGSKESFRMQEQLSNVQSEGRFAMVFIERFARNAGWYEAVTPSLTSAIDFTTSIDGGAGGSDSITLQQEAPAGTLRDCNGTVVAGTQVRNTFSLNGTSLLCAGNGGAAPQPVVENVESFQVLYGIDSDSDGVINRYADAATVTGGGWERKVISIQIGLLVAAEANTMPSVVAKQFNVLDQVVNTNDSRLRRQFNKTVMLPNQAFVVVTQKP; this is encoded by the coding sequence ATGACATTGAGCAATATGAAACGCAGCCAAGGGTTCAGTTTAATTGAGTTGATGATCGCTGGATTTTTGGGCTTGCTTTTGCTTACCGGCGTGATCACCGTGTTTCTTGGGAGTAAAGAGTCTTTTCGAATGCAAGAGCAACTCTCTAACGTTCAGTCTGAAGGCCGTTTTGCCATGGTATTTATTGAGCGATTTGCTCGAAATGCCGGTTGGTATGAAGCAGTGACTCCTAGTTTAACTTCAGCGATCGACTTCACCACCAGTATCGATGGTGGCGCGGGTGGCAGTGATTCCATTACGTTGCAGCAAGAAGCGCCAGCGGGAACCTTACGTGATTGCAACGGCACCGTGGTAGCTGGCACTCAAGTACGTAACACGTTTTCATTAAATGGAACCTCCTTGCTTTGTGCTGGTAACGGCGGAGCAGCACCTCAACCCGTGGTTGAGAATGTTGAGTCTTTTCAGGTGCTGTACGGTATCGATAGCGATTCCGATGGCGTGATCAACCGATACGCCGATGCGGCAACCGTCACTGGTGGCGGTTGGGAGCGCAAGGTCATTTCCATTCAAATCGGTTTGTTGGTCGCTGCTGAGGCAAATACGATGCCGAGTGTGGTGGCCAAACAATTTAACGTTTTAGATCAAGTGGTGAATACCAACGACAGTCGTTTACGTCGGCAGTTTAATAAAACCGTGATGCTTCCTAATCAAGCATTTGTCGTAGTGACGCAAAAACCTTAG
- a CDS encoding PilX N-terminal domain-containing pilus assembly protein produces MMKEIKQTKQRGAALIVGLVLLVILTVLGVWAVKNSSMQELVASNVHQSNWVFNAADAGVGAFTEMANAGNDVGDPTHILFRARVNGNVNFCVDENGNEAGCNDTFIDGKAAQVQVNVEKKGCVQQLCFGYSLGSDKGGVKCLVYEVDSTGDGMGVTEQVEWWAYQISAQC; encoded by the coding sequence ATGATGAAAGAGATTAAACAAACTAAGCAACGCGGAGCAGCCTTAATCGTTGGCTTGGTGCTCTTAGTGATCTTAACTGTTTTAGGCGTCTGGGCAGTAAAAAACTCCAGTATGCAGGAGCTAGTCGCTAGCAACGTGCATCAAAGTAACTGGGTCTTCAATGCCGCCGATGCGGGTGTTGGTGCCTTTACCGAAATGGCGAACGCCGGCAACGATGTTGGCGATCCCACTCATATTTTATTTCGCGCACGCGTCAACGGAAACGTTAACTTTTGTGTCGACGAAAACGGAAATGAAGCTGGCTGTAACGATACGTTTATCGACGGAAAGGCCGCGCAAGTACAAGTGAATGTTGAAAAGAAGGGCTGTGTTCAGCAGCTGTGTTTCGGCTATAGCCTCGGATCCGATAAGGGTGGGGTTAAGTGCCTAGTTTACGAAGTTGACTCTACAGGTGACGGTATGGGTGTCACTGAGCAGGTAGAGTGGTGGGCTTATCAGATTTCAGCACAATGTTAA